The following are encoded in a window of Telmatobacter sp. DSM 110680 genomic DNA:
- a CDS encoding DUF190 domain-containing protein, with the protein MKVSIYLSEGSKHHGVPTYSSILDFLFYRGVSGATVMKGIAGFGADHHMHSASTVEISDHLPLKIEFIESMEKVNEILGKLEELAGSGMIEIQETTLAKPAQVSKPKNATPPAHLKIEGKAKMMRIYIGESDQWKNKPLYKALVEAMRANDIAGVTVYRGILGYGANRRMHKDKALHMSHDCSIMLSTVDTEERLRSFLPLVDQMVEEGLVVLSDVDIIKYSYRALNTDESANGAGSASV; encoded by the coding sequence ATGAAAGTTTCCATCTATCTGAGCGAGGGGTCGAAGCATCACGGGGTTCCCACGTATTCGAGCATCCTCGACTTTCTCTTTTATCGCGGCGTTTCCGGCGCAACTGTCATGAAGGGAATCGCCGGCTTCGGCGCAGATCACCACATGCACTCCGCCAGCACCGTCGAGATTTCAGACCATCTTCCGTTGAAGATCGAATTTATCGAATCGATGGAGAAGGTTAACGAGATTCTTGGAAAGCTGGAAGAGTTGGCTGGCAGCGGAATGATTGAGATTCAGGAAACTACCCTGGCTAAGCCCGCTCAAGTTTCCAAGCCGAAGAACGCTACTCCTCCTGCGCATTTGAAGATAGAGGGCAAGGCGAAGATGATGCGCATTTACATCGGTGAATCCGATCAGTGGAAAAACAAGCCACTCTATAAAGCCTTGGTCGAAGCTATGCGAGCTAACGATATCGCTGGCGTCACCGTCTACCGGGGGATCCTCGGCTACGGCGCAAACCGGCGCATGCACAAGGACAAGGCTCTGCACATGTCGCACGATTGCTCCATTATGCTTTCGACTGTCGATACCGAGGAGAGGCTGAGATCCTTTCTCCCACTGGTCGATCAGATGGTGGAAGAGGGGCTGGTCGTTCTATCAGATGTGGACATCATCA
- a CDS encoding cupin domain-containing protein: MQLLRLSVLPKESGYLGLIGESAQRVQMDGRSLRVQSQVYYMLTSDRPVNYLHWLAPDDTHILIEGGPVDYFIFHPDGHVEKIVLGRDVAAGERPVVAVPGGCWKALRLHAGARYALMANALSPEFTPDRVKIGEGSAWVKRFSGAAPWATPENLRALIGPNWVP, translated from the coding sequence ATGCAGCTGCTGCGCCTTTCTGTGCTGCCGAAGGAGTCAGGATATCTTGGTCTGATCGGAGAATCGGCGCAAAGGGTTCAAATGGATGGGCGCTCCCTGCGTGTTCAGAGCCAGGTGTACTACATGCTCACAAGCGATCGGCCGGTCAACTATCTTCACTGGCTCGCGCCCGACGATACGCACATCCTCATCGAAGGCGGCCCGGTCGATTACTTCATCTTTCATCCCGATGGCCATGTTGAAAAGATCGTTTTAGGCAGGGATGTGGCAGCCGGCGAACGGCCCGTAGTAGCGGTTCCAGGAGGATGCTGGAAGGCTCTCCGTCTACATGCAGGCGCGAGGTACGCGCTCATGGCCAATGCGCTTTCGCCCGAGTTCACCCCAGACCGCGTCAAAATCGGTGAAGGATCCGCGTGGGTCAAGCGCTTCTCAGGAGCAGCCCCGTGGGCCACACCTGAAAACTTGCGCGCACTGATCGGCCCGAACTGGGTTCCTTAA
- a CDS encoding IclR family transcriptional regulator: MRDTAPQGTYKVQALDRAFAVLDLLGESEVPLGLAQVASSLQLHKSTAHRFLMVLERHRMVERTTSGKFRLGLRLFDFGNRAIEQYDLRERAQPHLRRLVAETEETAHLCILEQARVIYIDKIEPARSVRMITRVGSSNPVHCTSVGKAMLAFLPEDRINEIIRRTRFEKFTHRTIANAEALRTEIEKTRRRGYAVDDEELEEGLRCIAVPLLDAQRQPVAAVSVSGPSFRVTAQKLPSIANHLLQCVRGISMDMGFTAAARGNRPVAAWTA, from the coding sequence ATGCGAGACACTGCCCCTCAAGGGACTTATAAAGTTCAAGCGCTGGACCGGGCTTTTGCGGTACTTGATTTGCTGGGAGAGAGCGAGGTTCCCCTAGGACTTGCGCAAGTCGCCTCATCGCTGCAACTCCACAAAAGCACAGCCCACCGCTTCCTGATGGTTCTGGAGCGGCACCGCATGGTGGAGCGCACCACGAGCGGCAAATTCCGGCTTGGTCTGCGGCTCTTTGATTTTGGGAATCGTGCGATCGAGCAATATGATCTTCGCGAGCGTGCCCAGCCCCACCTTCGGCGCCTGGTGGCCGAAACAGAGGAAACCGCGCACCTTTGCATTCTTGAGCAGGCGAGAGTTATCTATATCGACAAGATCGAGCCGGCGCGCTCGGTGCGCATGATCACCCGTGTTGGTTCGAGCAACCCGGTGCACTGCACCTCTGTGGGCAAAGCGATGCTGGCTTTTCTCCCTGAGGACCGGATCAACGAAATCATCCGCCGGACGCGGTTTGAAAAGTTCACGCATCGGACAATTGCCAATGCGGAGGCGTTGCGCACAGAGATCGAAAAAACGCGCCGCCGCGGTTATGCCGTCGATGACGAGGAATTGGAAGAGGGTCTTCGCTGCATCGCGGTTCCACTACTCGACGCGCAACGTCAGCCTGTGGCAGCGGTCAGTGTCTCTGGACCGTCGTTTCGCGTAACGGCGCAGAAACTACCCTCCATCGCCAACCATCTGCTGCAATGCGTCCGTGGCATCTCGATGGACATGGGATTCACAGCAGCTGCGCGCGGAAATCGCCCCGTTGCAGCGTGGACAGCTTAA